A single window of Sander lucioperca isolate FBNREF2018 chromosome 22, SLUC_FBN_1.2, whole genome shotgun sequence DNA harbors:
- the LOC116067423 gene encoding rho GTPase-activating protein 23-like isoform X7, whose protein sequence is MLRVSGVAPAPSGHEWRFQCSVGVDCSDAEPRCIWLAVLRGVSPHTSPRPTPIASPRRRGSRRVIQRHRLSWAKGRRDGMVSSNENRRRPLSSGEVEGLSWQGPRTIFVLKNSQGFGFTLRHFIVYPPESSLHSLKDEENGNATGKVCQQSRLEPMDTIFVKSVKENGPAQQAGLCTGDRLVKVNGESILGKTYSQVIALIQNSENILELSIMPKDEDVLQLVSAYSQDAYLKGNQPYSGEAQNLPVPPPLCYPPTKPSAAAPQPDHNLHSPLDNWQCRPGPAASPLDNRPPAASTPTSGWPGGPDDSSGHFAPQGRHRGRSSSAISVLDFHFANHNAAIASATLPPPRKSSLPASGRTHADTLCHQALSDWYYSQAEAAESMSPRHRSISQDCVAEHGLGLAPGPGPTYASTTSAEHRRRETLLCHHQAAAASHDSYWLGGWGGVSGPGSRSCSESLLAAYAEYEHNYGRSVETLAQASALVSPHHEHSLQGAHMAKFREQKVPAGHQHKTTVIYPITASSTVPPTGRRSGQQVAEPQTRRVKEEELVGYKSYSPSFSRKAGHLLQQAHSFREPSYSGPHLNWSPGSRSSPADDEEGLVPRPRSTPTLSAAEEERARLGEDRELICPISLNQEVVLRQKPPSGRRTPVQAARHPHYPTPGESPEPPGLEPPRGTPSPVSGGPGPNRRANGSIKGRRSSYLLAITTERSKSCDEGLNTFREEGRVFSKLPKRVKSFFTDGSLESLRAQEEARSKRHSTSELGTITFSDVRKEGWLHYKQILTEKGKKVGGGMRPWKRVFSVLRSHSLFLYKDKREAVLHGAGAGPSQDEHPPISIHGCLIDIAYSETKRKHTLRLTTQNFCEYLLQAEDRDDMLAWIRVIRENSKTDNEEIGFSGQALINKKLNDYRKHSLTGSKPDSSPRAHRMMPPFLLAKTDNTSVNRASRTDDNKALWGINIMKKAKKTGSPKAFGVRLEDCQPAVNHKFVPLIVEMCCGVVEETGLDYTGIYRVPGNNAMVSNLQEHLNKGMDINTAEERWQDLNVISSLLKSFFRKLPEPLFTDDKYNDFIDANRIEDAEDRLKTMKKLIHDLPDHYYHTLKFLVGHLKKVADHAEKNKMEPRNLALVFGPTLVRTSEDNMTDMVTHMPDRYKIVETLLLHHDWFFTNGELDKEEKAPEDKRDMQPVPNIDHLLCNIGRPGMPGEASDSTTSDSLKTKLSSLSKKDLNARDFLTKSIISAVTRKRKKCLSTDLQGGSADEDSEHEPVKTSNYGGGGEGEEEEDRREEEAAKGEHNIPKKEKRDEKETGVKARKTTEGKDVLSGEEEAEKDKGNVTDNGAKKFEKDNRRRTTLPRNAPQLCPNSFLCSDHQIHATYPRPPTVSNPPSHLRPHNQARGHPTVPFWICPTRLPNLYHQPDWNQSVPVRYRKTRGGRTRAVSMNLDLELCRSEDRIRGCRAERVEVITVIEGAPGQHGCVGVPQGSIVGPGSIEQKDPLPHLVQESPPLSSSSSGWIDKSSLGSQAVVLRRSALGPRDKTRAWRRHTVVV, encoded by the exons ATGCTGAGGGTGTCAGGTGTCGCACCAGCTCCGTCTGGCCACGAGTGGCGATTTCAGTGTTCTGTTGGCGTGGACTGCAGCGACGCTGAGCCTCGCTGTATCTGGCTGGCAGTTTTAAGGGGGGTTTCACCTCACACCTCACCCCGCCCAACCCCCATCGCATCACCAAGAAGGCGGGGCTCCCGGAGGGTCATACAGCGCCATCGCTTGTCCTGG GCTAAAGGACGGAGAGATGGCATGGTGTCGTCCAATGAGAACAGGCGCAGGCCGCTGTCGTCGGGTGAGGTGGAGGGCCTGTCATGGCAGGGCCCACGGACAATTTTTGTCCTGAAGAACTCACAGGGATTCGGCTTCACTCTGCGCCACTTCATCGTCTACCCACCAGAGTCGTCCCTCCACAGCCTCAAG GATGAAGAGAATGGAAATGCAACCGGAAAAG TATGTCAGCAGTCTCGTTTGGAGCCAATGGACACCATCTTTGTGAAGAGTGTCAAAGAAAATGGCCCAGCGCAACAAGCAGGACTGTGTACAG GGGACAGGCTGGTGAAGGTGAATGGGGAGAGCATTCTGGGAAAAACCTACTCTCAGGTGATCGCACTCATCCAAAACAG tgaaaACATTCTGGAGCTCTCTATTATGCCCAAAGATGAGGATGTGTTGCAGTTGGTAAGT GCGTACTCCCAGGATGCCTACCTGAAAGGCAATCAGCCATATTCAGGCGAAGCCCAGAACCTCCCTGTGCCGCCGCCTCTCTGTTACCCTCCCACTAAGCCCAGCGCCGCTGCCCCACAGCCCGACCACAACCTCCACAGTCCCCTGGACAACTGGCAGTGCCGACCCGGCCCCGCTGCCTCTCCACTGGACAACCGCCCCCCTGCTGCTTCTACACCCACCTCCGGCTGGCCCGGGGGTCCTGATGATTCCAGTGGCCACTTTGCCCCACAGGGGCGGCACCGAGGCCGCTCCTCTTCGGCCATCAGTGTGCTGGACTTTCACTTTGCTAACCACAATGCTGCCATCGCCTCTGCAACTCTCCCTCCGCCACGGAAGAGCAGCCTGCCAGCCTCTGGCCGCACTCACGCCGATACTCTTTGCCACCAGGCTCTGTCGGACTGGTACTACAGCCAGGCGGAGGCTGCAGAGAGCATGTCCCCCCGCCACCGCAGTATATCTCAGGATTGTGTAGCGGAGCACGGGCTGGGGTTGGCCCCCGGCCCCGGACCTACATATGCTTCCACAACCTCCGCAGAGCACCGCCGAAGAGAAACCCTCCTGTGCCACCACCAGGCGGCTGCTGCTTCCCATGATTCCTATTGGCTAGGGGGCTGGGGTGGTGTATCAGGACCAGGAAGCAGGTCATGCTCGGAGAGCCTCCTGGCAGCCTACGCCGAGTACGAGCATAACTACGGGCGTTCTGTGGAGACACTGGCACAAGCCTCTGCACTGGTGTCGCCACACCATGAACACTCGTTACAAGGCGCCCACATGGCAAAATTCAGAGAGCAGAAGGTCCCAGCAGGGCATCAGCACAAAACCACAGTGATATACCCCATCACAGCCTCCTCCACAGTGCCTCCCACTGGCAGGCGGTCCGGTCAGCAGGTAGCTGAACCCCAAACGAGGCGGGTAAAAGAAGAAGAGCTGGTGGGCTACAAAAGCTACAGCCCGTCTTTCTCCCGCAAAGCTGGCCACCTCCTCCAGCAGGCCCACTCCTTCAGAGAGCCCAGCTACAGCGGCCCTCACCTCAACTGGAGCCCCGGCAGCAGAAGCAGCCCTGCGGACGACGAGGAGGGGTTGGTACCCAGGCCGCGGTCTACCCCCACTCTGTctgcagcagaggaggagagagctcGACTGGGTGAGGACAGGGAGCTCATCTGCCCCATCTCCCTGAATCAAGAGGTGGTGCTGAGGCAGAAGCCGCCTTCCGGCCGCCGGACCCCGGTTCAGGCCGCTCGACATCCCCACTACCCCACCCCTGGAGAGTCACCCGAGCCCCCTGGTTTGGAACCTCCACGAGGGACCCCCTCTCCTGTCTCTGGAGGGCCTGGCCCCAACCGCAGGGCTAATG gCAGTATTAAAGGTCGCCGCTCCTCTTACTTGCTGGCCATCACCACCGAAAGATCTAAGTCCTGTGACGAGGGCCTCAACACCTTCAGGGAAGAAGGCCGTGTCTTCTC CAAACTACCAAAAAGGGTCAAGAGCTTTTTCACTGATGGG TCTCTGGAGAGCCTGCGAGCCCAGGAGGAAGCCCGGTCCAAACGCCACTCTACTTCTGAACTGGGAACCATCACCTTTAGTGATGTTCGCAAGGAGGGCTGGCTGCACTACAAACAGATCCTCACAGAGAAGGGAAAG AAAGTAGGCGGTGGCATGCGACCATGGAAGCGCGTCTTCTCCGTGCTCCGTTCCCATTCGCTGTTCCTCTACAAGGACAAGCGAGAGGCCGTCCTTCACGGGGCGGGGGCGGGGCCCAGCCAGGACGAACATCCACCAATCAGCATCCACGGCTGCCTGATCGACATCGCCTACAGTGAAACCAAGCGTAAGCACACCCTGCGGCTGACCACGCAGAACTTCTGTGAGTACCTGCTGCAGGCCGAGGACAGGGACGACATGCTGGCCTGGATCCGGGTCATCAGGGAGAACAGCAAGACCGACAACGAG GAGATTGGTTTCTCAGGACAAGCTCTCATCAACAAGAAGCTGAATGACTACAGAAAACACAG TCTGACGGGTAGTAAGCCAGACTCCTCTCCCAGAGCCCATCGTATGATGCCTCCCTTCCTCCTGGCTAAGACTGACAACACCTCAGTGAACCGAGCCTCCAGAACTG ATGACAACAAGGCACTGTGGGGCATCAACATCATGAAGAAGGCCAAGAAGACAGGCAGTCCGAAGGCTTTCGGGGTGCGCCTGGAGGATTGTCAGCCTGCTGTCAACCATAAA TTTGTCCCTCTGATTGTGGAGATGTGCTGCGGTGTGGTGGAGGAGACGGGTCTGGATTACACCGGTATCTACCGCGTGCCGGGGAACAACGCCATGGTGTCCAACCTGCAGGAGCATCTCAACAAGGGCATGGATATCAACACCGCTGAGGAG AGATGGCAGGATCTAAATGTAATCAGCAGCCTTCTCAAATCGTTCTTCCGAAAACTGCCTGAGCCACTGTTTACTGATG ACAAATACAACGATTTCATTGATGCCAACCGGATAGAAGATGCAGAGGACAGACTGAAGACCATGAAGAAACTG ATCCATGACCTCCCAGATCACTATTATCACACCCTTAAGTTCCTAGTGGGTCACCTCAAGAAGGTGGCAGATCACGCTGAAAAGAACAAG ATGGAGCCGAGAAACCTGGCTCTGGTGTTTGGTCCTACTCTGGTGAGGACGTCAGAGGACAATATGACCGACATGGTCACCCACATGCCTGACCGCTACAAAATAGTGGAGACTCTTCTCCTGCAT CATGACTGGTTCTTCACGAATGGAGAGCTTGATAAAGAAGAGAAG gcCCCAGAGGATAAGCGGGACATGCAGCCTGTGCCAAACATTGACCATCTGCTGTGCAACATCGGCAGGCCGGGCATGCCAGGAGAGGCATCAG ATTCCACCACCAGCGATTCACTTAAGACAAAG CTTTCTTCGCTCTCCAAGAAGGACCTGAACGCCAGGGACTTCCTGACCAAGTCCATCATCTCTGCTGTGACCCGCAAACGTAAAAAATGCCTCAGTACTGACCTGCAGGGCGGCAGCGCTGACGAGGACTCCGAGCATGAGCCAGTCAAAACCAGCAACTacggaggaggaggggaaggggaggaggaagaggatagaagagaggaagaggcagCCAAGGGAGAACATAACAttcctaaaaaagaaaaaagggatgaaaagGAAACGGGGGTGAAAGCTAGAAAGACCACAGAGGGGAAAGATGTATTGTCTGGAGAGGAAGAGGCTGAAAAGGACAAGGGAAACGTAACAGACAACGGTGCAAAAAAATTTGAGAAGGACAACAGGCGGAGAACAACCTTGCCGAGAAACGCACCGCAACTTTGTCCAAACAGTTTCCTCTGCTCAGACCATCAGATCCATGCCACATACCCGAGACCCCCAACAGTGTCTAATCCTCCTTCCCATTTGAGGCCTCACAATCAGGCCAGAGGACACCCCACAGTCCCTTTCTGGATCTGCCCCACCAGGCTTCCAAACCTTTACCATCAGCCAGACTGGAACCAGTCAGTGCCAGTCCGCTACAGGAAGACAAGAGGTGGGAGGACAAGGGCTGTTTCCATGAATCTAGACCTTGAGCTATGCAGGAGTGAGGACAGAATCCGAGGATGTAGAGCAGAGAGGGTGGAGGTGATCACAGTCATTGAGGGTGCACCAGGTCAGCATGGCTGTGttggggttcctcagggatcaatTGTGGGTCCTGGGTCAATTGAGCAAAAAGATCCCCTCCCTCATCTTGTCCAGgagtctccccctctctcctcctcttcctcgggATGGATAGATAAAAGCTCCCTGGGATCTCAGGCTGTGGTCCTGAGGAGATCGGCCCTGGGCCCACGGGACAAGACTAGAGCGTGGCGTCGTCACACGGTGGTTGTTTAA